In Miscanthus floridulus cultivar M001 chromosome 5, ASM1932011v1, whole genome shotgun sequence, one genomic interval encodes:
- the LOC136453112 gene encoding uncharacterized protein, producing MEFTSKKKALLVLCFMLSCLLLPRASSAAPLSRSLSLRNRQLPSDPALEVPAQDEGAVGGGNLGEVAARMDIEVNDYPGSGANNRHEPRSPGRP from the exons atggAGTTCACCTCTAAGAAGAAGGCTTTGCTTGTCCTCTGCTTCATGCTCTCctgccttcttcttccccgggcTTCCTCTGCCGCGCCTCTGTCCA GAAGCCTGTCGCTGAGGAACCGCCAGCTGCCCTCGGACCCTGCTCTGGAAGTTCCTGCCCAG GATGAAGGTGCGGTGGGAGGTGGAAACCTGGGCGAGGTGGCGGCGAGGATGGACATCGAGGTGAACGACTACCCAGGATCCGGTGCCAACAACCGCCATGAACCTAGGAGCCCTGGGAGACCATGA